The Manihot esculenta cultivar AM560-2 chromosome 8, M.esculenta_v8, whole genome shotgun sequence genomic interval ATCTCAATCTCTACTAACTAGAAATGTCTTGCTGTGGAGGAAACTGTGGTTGTGGCTCCGACTGTAAATGCGGCAATGGTTGCGGAGGGTAAGATCTAGCAATATGTTTTCAATTTAACTCAATTAAAATGGTTAATTTTGTATTAATTTGGTTTTGATTTCCTGTTTTGAAGCTGCAAGATGTATCCTGACATGAGCTTCTCTGAGAAAACCAATACGGAGACGCTAGTTCTCGGTGTGGCACCGGCGAAGGCACTACA includes:
- the LOC110620600 gene encoding metallothionein-like protein type 2; translation: MSCCGGNCGCGSDCKCGNGCGGCKMYPDMSFSEKTNTETLVLGVAPAKALHFEGDEMSSGSENGGCNCKCGENCTCNPCNCK